In Pongo pygmaeus isolate AG05252 chromosome 13, NHGRI_mPonPyg2-v2.0_pri, whole genome shotgun sequence, one genomic interval encodes:
- the LOC129044068 gene encoding interferon alpha-4-like, translating into MSLSFSLLMAMVVLSYKSICSLGCDLPQTHSLGNRRALILLAQMGRISPFSCLKDRHDFGFPQEEFDGNQLQKAQAISVLHEMIQQTFNLFGTKDSSAAWEQSLLERFSTELYQQLNDLEACVIQEVGVEETPLMNEDSILAVRKYFQRITVYLTEKKYSPCAWEVVRAEIMRSFSYATRLQKRIRRKD; encoded by the coding sequence ATGTCCCTGTCCTTTTCTTTACTGATGGCCATGGTGGTGCTCAGCTACAAATCCATCTGTTCTCTGGGCTGTGATCTGCCTCAGACCCACAGCCTGGGTAATAGGAGGGCCTTGATACTCCTGGCACAAATGGGAAGAatctctcctttctcctgcctgaagGACAGACATGATTTCGGATTCCCCCAGGAGGAGTTTGATGGCAACCAGTTGCAGAAGGCTCAAGCCATCTCTGTCCTCCATGAGATGATCCAGCAGACCTTCAATCTCTTTGGCACAAAGGACTCATCTGCTGCTTGGGAACAGAGCCTCCTAGAAAGATTTTCCACTGAACTTTACCAGCAACTGAATGACCTGGAAGCCTGTGTGATACAGGAGGTTGGGGTGGAAGAGACTCCCCTGATGAATGAGGACTCCATCCTGGCTgtgaggaaatacttccaaagaATCACTGTTTATCTCACAGAGAAGAAATACAGcccttgtgcctgggaggttgtCAGAGCAGAAATCATGAGATCCTTCTCTTATGCAACAAGGCTGCAAAAAAGAATAAGGAGGAAGGATTGA